Below is a genomic region from Ammonifex degensii KC4.
TTTTGCCCCCATTATGCCGGGGAACTGAACCCCCTCTTTTACGAAGCGGTGGTCTGCCCTTACTGCGGCTTTGCTTTTACCGAGGAGGTGGTGGAAGTGCCGGCCCGCTTCCGCCCCCAGGTGGAAAACTGCTTAAAAGGTTTAGGGGACGAGGAAAAAGATTTTTGGAGGAGGCGCGACTGGGATACGGCCCTAGCTGCCTTTTTGCGCGTAGCCTCTTGCGCTGCGGCGGCTGGAGTAAGAAAGAGCTTGCTGGGGAAGATCTACCTCAAGATAGCCTGGCTTTACCGCCTGGCTGACAGAAAAGAGGAAAAGGAATACCTGGAAAAGGCGAGGAATTATTTAAAAGCGGCTTTCGAGGAGGAGCGTCTGGGCGGGCCAGAGGCGGAGCTTAACCTGCTTTATCTCCTGGGGGAGCTGAGCTTTCGCCTGGGAGATCGGGCGGAGGCGGCCCGGTGGTGGAGCCTGGTCCTTCACCACCCCCAGAAGGAAGCCCAGCCCCGCATCCTGCAGCGCACGCGGGAGCGGTGGTACGAGCTGCGACGAGAGGGGGAGCGGGAGATTGGCGGATAAGAGGGTTGAGGGCTGCCTCAAGCTGCTGGAGCTGGCTTCGGCGGGGAAGTTCGACTCCCGCCAGCTGGTCATCTTGCTGGAAACCCTGGTAGAGTTAAGCGCGGCCGCGGCCGGAAAGGCTGTAAGGGAGGATACCGGAGAAGAGATTTGGGTTGCGCCTTCTCCACCTTCCGGGACCAAGAAGGAGATCAAGTTTCGCTTGAAACCTCCCGATTCGGGTCCCGCCTGGCAAATCGTCCTCCTCCGCGATGATAACTCTCCTTACCTCAGGGAGGACTTGTTGGAAGGGATAATCCTTCGCTTCCAGTGGCTCTGGCAGCGGGAGGCCAGGTGCCAGCGGATAGCGTGGCGGGGAGCAGCCTGGCAAAAGC
It encodes:
- a CDS encoding DUF2225 domain-containing protein gives rise to the protein MNVLSNASLSTLTRQVKVVAVKKGENLPVEEGIVVLQGRVMVTGRGKTGVGGPGTTLGVLSLLGVEENVTARALEEAIVLIIGKDNFRALLLSRPEEGVSLACHLAGELQRQGVSFDRIVPPPVEEKEEASPEVSPEATSGKEEPFYHKNFTCPFCRSTFTSVVLKSRFLRVERMDTDFCPHYAGELNPLFYEAVVCPYCGFAFTEEVVEVPARFRPQVENCLKGLGDEEKDFWRRRDWDTALAAFLRVASCAAAAGVRKSLLGKIYLKIAWLYRLADRKEEKEYLEKARNYLKAAFEEERLGGPEAELNLLYLLGELSFRLGDRAEAARWWSLVLHHPQKEAQPRILQRTRERWYELRREGEREIGG